GGGTGCGGCCCAGCGGGCTTTTCTCTTTTTTTCAAAAACACAATCTCCTCAAGCAAAAGAATCCTGTCTGTTTTTCGACTTCTGACCCCTAAGACTTGAGGTTTTCTGTTATTTTTGGTTTATTGTCCTGTGTCCAATTACGACGTTTCAAGGTGGAGCAATATTCCTCAAGTTTGGAGTAGCTGATGTTAGTGACAAGATGGCAAGCCGCAATAGTTCCCGACATCAAGCAAATCACTGCGGTATTTCAGGCCGAGGGTCTCGAGCCATTTGAAGAAAGTCTGGATCATGGCTCCGTTATTGGAGATCATCGCCATCCCTTTGACGAGGTTAGAATGGTGGCTTCTGGGCAAATGTTAGTTGATATTTCAGGGGAACAAGCTGCTCCTAAGAGCAGGAGACAGGATTGTTATTCCATCCAACACCAGACACTCAAAAAAAGTGGAAGGCCCTCATGCCTGTGTTTGTATTTGTGCTTACAAGACCTACTGAGCACTCGCTAGGTCTTAGTCAATTTCTATCTCATCTCTCTTTGCATTGCGATTTTTAGATAATGAACTCGCAAAGCATTCTCAGGGCTTAGACTTTCCTTTCATCCAATCTAAGTACTGTTGCATGTTCTTTTCAAAACCACGAGAACAAGGCTCGTAAAATTTATGGCCTATCGCCTCCTCAGGAAGAAACTTCTGGTCAACCCATCCCGTTGGTCCTTCGTGGGAATACGCGTAGCCCAGGCCAAATCCCAGCTGTTTTCCTGCCAAATTATTTTCAGATCGCAGAGATTTTGGAATAGCGAGAGAGCCTGTTTCTCTCACAAAAGACTGAGCCTTCCTGAAACCAAGATAACTGCGGTTAGACTTTGGTGCGCAAGCCAAGTAAGTAACAACTTGGGCCAAATTAATTCCGGCTTCTGGCAATCCAACGGCTTCCACTGCCTGTAGTCCAGAGACAGCCACCCCAAGGGCCCGCGGGTCTGCATTGCCGATGTCCTCAGAAGCCAATACGATCAATCGTCGAGCAATATATACGGGATCTTCTCCACCTTCCAACATTCTTGCAAGGTAGTAAAGTCCCGCATCAGGATCACTCCCTCGAATGCTCTTAATAAAGGCAGAAATTGAATCATAATGAGATTCGCCAGCACGGTCATGTCTCACCAAACTCTGAGAACAAACCGTCCACAGAGATCTCCCATCCAATGGGAAACTCCAATTTTTATCGCAATTGCGAAGTTGAAAGGCCTCCACAAGCTGTTCAATCCATGAAATAAATCTGCGCGCATCCCCATCTGCACTTTCAGTCAGTATTTTTAAAGCTTCCTCTGATAAAACTTCGAGAGAATTGAGCTTCAATAATTCAAATGCTCGCATACTGATTTTATTCAACTCAAGAGCTGAAAGGGGGGCAAAAACAACAAGACGACTACGGCTCAACAGCGAGTTATTTAATTCATACCCGGGATTTTCAGTTGTGGCGCCAACAAGGACGAAGTCTCCTCTTTCCATGTATGGAAGTAGTACGTCCTGCTGCGCCTTATTGAACCGATGGATTTCATCAACAAACAATAAAGTCTTTTGTCGATGCCCAAGCCTCCTATACCGGGACTCCTCGCCGATATTTTTTAAAACTTTAACACCCGTATCCACGGCACTGACTTCTAAGAATTGGGCATTAACATATTTCGCAAGCAAACGACTGAATGTCGTCTTTCCCGTACCGGGCGGACCCCACAGGATGAGATTTGGCACTTCGCCCTTCTCCTCTATCTGTCGTCGGAGCGGAGAATTCTCACCCAGCACGCTTGTTTGCCCAACAAACTCGGTAAAAGACTGCGGCCTCAACCTTTCTGGCAGCGGCTGATTGCTATCCATTCTACTGAGGTTGTCTTGTGCTGAAAAAAGATCCATACCTTGGTGATAGGGCCTGCCAGCCAGAAGTGCAAGACTGTAGCGAAACTCTTTTCTTAGTCAAGGTTTGCGAGTGCTTCCATAATGAGTGTTTGCG
This region of Bdellovibrionales bacterium genomic DNA includes:
- a CDS encoding replication-associated recombination protein A, with the translated sequence MDSNQPLPERLRPQSFTEFVGQTSVLGENSPLRRQIEEKGEVPNLILWGPPGTGKTTFSRLLAKYVNAQFLEVSAVDTGVKVLKNIGEESRYRRLGHRQKTLLFVDEIHRFNKAQQDVLLPYMERGDFVLVGATTENPGYELNNSLLSRSRLVVFAPLSALELNKISMRAFELLKLNSLEVLSEEALKILTESADGDARRFISWIEQLVEAFQLRNCDKNWSFPLDGRSLWTVCSQSLVRHDRAGESHYDSISAFIKSIRGSDPDAGLYYLARMLEGGEDPVYIARRLIVLASEDIGNADPRALGVAVSGLQAVEAVGLPEAGINLAQVVTYLACAPKSNRSYLGFRKAQSFVRETGSLAIPKSLRSENNLAGKQLGFGLGYAYSHEGPTGWVDQKFLPEEAIGHKFYEPCSRGFEKNMQQYLDWMKGKSKP